In Temnothorax longispinosus isolate EJ_2023e chromosome 2, Tlon_JGU_v1, whole genome shotgun sequence, one DNA window encodes the following:
- the Nedd4 gene encoding E3 ubiquitin-protein ligase Nedd-4 isoform X4, with protein sequence MPGTLTYPIYAGVDPVPPRRRAYTWTAQHRSASRVAEVNAQFGRVSETARDETSKLRLKVIAGHHLAKKDIFGASDPYVRVDLNTINGDQTVDSALTRTKKKTLNPVWEEEFIFRVKPVEHKLVLQVFDENRLTRDDFLGMVELTLINLPKEQEGRSIPARNYVLRPRSNHSSQRSRVKGTLELYHAYISDSSSIENDNGDVSDSGGWELVQPENNSPVEQSADITMVNRPLPPGWEERQDANGRTYYVNHIARFTQWERPEPDTTAPSGIVEQRNLDTAATEFQRRFHISADDEGRHRNSVVNQTDDNIDSPAGSRRSSEQIESPKPTLPVSNDEGLPPGWGMQVAPNGRIFFIDHNERATTWIDPRTGRPSSIPNHTAPSTTSRGDLDQLGPLPEGWEERVHTDGRIFFIDHNTRTTQWEDPRMSNPQIAGPAVPYSRDYKRKYEYLKSQLRKPNNVPNKFEIKVGRNNILEDSYRIISSVNRVDILKTKLWVEFEGEVGLDYGGLAREWFFLLSKEMFNPYYGLFEYSATDNYTLQINPCSGVCNEEHLNYFKFIGRIAGMAVYHGKLLDAFFIRPFYKMMLGKSIDLKDMESVDSEYYNSLLWIKENDPSELELTFSLDEESFGHTSQRDLKPDGANIPLTDENKDEYISLVIQWRFVSRVQEQMNAFLEGFNALIPPTLVKIFDEHELELLMCGIQHIDVKDWKQNTLYKGDYHANHIVVQWFWRVVLSFSNEMRSRLLQFVTGTSRVPMNGFKELYGSNGPQLFTIERWGTPENYPRAHTCFNRIDLPPYKSYQQLRDKLVKAIEGSQGFAGVD encoded by the exons ATGCCGGGCACTCTGACATATCCGATTTATGCTGGCGTCGATCCAGTTCCGCCCAGAAGACGCGCCTACACATGGACCGCACAACATCGTTCCGCATCACGTGTGGCAGAAGTCAATGCGCAATTCGGTCGGGTATCGGAAACTGCG agagACGAAACGAGCAAGTTGAGGTTAAAAGTAATTGCTGGGCACCATCTAGctaagaaagatatttttggtGCAAGCGATCCCTATGTACGCGTGGACTTGAACACAATAAATGGGGATCAGACAGTGGATTCTGCACTTACAAGAACCAAGAAGAAGACATTGAATCCTGTCTGGGaagaagaatttatatttagg GTAAAACCAGTAGAACACAAATTGGTCTTACAAGTTTTTGATGAAAACAGATTGACAAGGGATGATTTTCTTGGTATGGTTGAGTTAACATTGATTAATTTACCAAAGGAACAAGAAGGTCGCTCTATTCCTGCTAGGAATTATGTACTTCGCCCTCGTAG TAATCATTCCAGTCAGCGGTCACGAGTTAAGGGAACATTGGAACTGTATCATGCATACATTTCCGATTCATCTAGTATTGAAAATGACAATGGAGACGTATCTGATTCAGGCGGATGGGAATTAGTACAGCCAGAGAATAACAGTCCAGTAGAACAAAGTGCAGAT ATTACCATGGTTAATAGGCCATTACCACCGGGGTGGGAAGAAAGACAGGATGCAAATGGTCGGACATACTATGTTAATCATATAGCGCGTTTCACACAATGGGAACGACCAGAACC AGATACAACAGCACCAAGTGGAATTGTTGAACAACGTAATTTGGATACAGCAGCTACTGAGTTTCAACGACGGTTTCACATTAGTGCTGATGATGAAGGTAGACACAGGAACTCGGTAGTAAATCAA aCTGATGATAATATCGATAGTCCAGCTGGTTCGAGACGTTCATCGGAGCAG attgaaAGTCCCAAACCTACTCTTCCCGTATCTAATGATGAAGGATTACCTCCTGGTTGGGGCATGCAAGTAGCACCTAatggtagaatattttttattgatcaCAATGAGAGGGCGACAACTTGGATTGATCCTAGAACGGGACGACCGAGCTCTATACCTAATCATACTGCACCATCAACGACATCGAGAGGTGATTTAGATCAATTAGGACCGCTTCCAGAAGGATGGGAGGAAAGAGTACACACTGATGGACGAATCTTTTTTATAGATCACA ATACAAGAACAACACAATGGGAAGATCCGCGTATGTCTAATCCTCAAATTGCTGGCCCG GCTGTACCATATTCAAGAGACTATAAGCGTAAATATGAGTATCTGAAATCACAACTGAGAAAGCCT AATAATGTTCCTAATAAGTttgagataaaagttggaCGGAATAATATTTTGGAAGATTCGTACCGTATTATAAGCTCTGTTAACAGAGTTGATATTCTAAAAACGAAATTATGGGTAGAATTTGAAGGAGAAGTAGGCTTAGATTATGGTGGCCTTGCAAGAGAATGGTTCTTCTTATTGTCTAAGGAAATGTTTAATCCATACTATGGACTTTTTGAGTATTCTGCAAC tgaTAACTATACACTGCAAATTAATCCTTGTTCTGGTGTATGTAACGAAGAGCATTtgaattactttaaatttatcgGACGTATAGCAGGAATGGCGGTTTATCACGGTAAACTTTTGGATG cttTCTTTATTCGaccattttataaaatgatgTTGGGTAAATCAATTGATCTGAAGGATATGGAGAGCGTCGATTCTGAATATTACAACTCTCTTTTATGGATTAAAGAGAATGATCCTAGTGAATTAGAACTCACTTTCAGTCTCGACGAAGAAAGCTTTGGTCATACTTCCCAAAGAGACTTAAAGCCAGATGGTGCTAATATTCCTTTGACCGATGAAAATAAAGACGAATATATAAGTTTAGTTATACAGTGGCGATTTGTATCTCGCGTGCAGGAACAAATGAATGCCTTCTTAGAAGGGTTCAACGCTCTTATACCACCAACATTGGTAAAAATATTCGATGAACATGAACTGGAATTGTTAATGTGTGGCATACAGCATATTGATGTGAAAGACTGGAAACAAAATACTTTGTATAAAGGAGACTATCATGCAAACCACATTGTTGTGCAATGGTTCTGGAGAGTCGTTTTGTCATTTAGCAATGAAATGCGTTCTAGATTATTACAGTTTGTAACTGGCACATCACGTGTTCCAATGAATGGATTCAAAGAACTTTATGGCAGTAATGGACCGCAATTATTCACAATTGAAAGGTGGGGTACACCAGAGAATTATCCAAGAGCTCATACTTG TTTTAATCGTATTGACCTTCCTCCGTATAAAAGTTATCAACAACTCAGGGATAAGCTAGTTAAAGCAATTGAAGGTTCTCAAGGTTTTGCTGGAGTCGACTAG
- the Nedd4 gene encoding E3 ubiquitin-protein ligase Nedd-4 isoform X1, whose amino-acid sequence MPGTLTYPIYAGVDPVPPRRRAYTWTAQHRSASRVAEVNAQFGRVSETARDETSKLRLKVIAGHHLAKKDIFGASDPYVRVDLNTINGDQTVDSALTRTKKKTLNPVWEEEFIFRVKPVEHKLVLQVFDENRLTRDDFLGMVELTLINLPKEQEGRSIPARNYVLRPRSNHSSQRSRVKGTLELYHAYISDSSSIENDNGDVSDSGGWELVQPENNSPVEQSADITMVNRPLPPGWEERQDANGRTYYVNHIARFTQWERPEPDTTAPSGIVEQRNLDTAATEFQRRFHISADDEGRHRNSVVNQDGEVLREDDEDSEARDCEGGDHRGGGIGDTSSDSGRSVDQRGYLSESEEQTDDNIDSPAGSRRSSEQIESPKPTLPVSNDEGLPPGWGMQVAPNGRIFFIDHNERATTWIDPRTGRPSSIPNHTAPSTTSRGDLDQLGPLPEGWEERVHTDGRIFFIDHNTRTTQWEDPRMSNPQIAGPAVPYSRDYKRKYEYLKSQLRKPNNVPNKFEIKVGRNNILEDSYRIISSVNRVDILKTKLWVEFEGEVGLDYGGLAREWFFLLSKEMFNPYYGLFEYSATDNYTLQINPCSGVCNEEHLNYFKFIGRIAGMAVYHGKLLDAFFIRPFYKMMLGKSIDLKDMESVDSEYYNSLLWIKENDPSELELTFSLDEESFGHTSQRDLKPDGANIPLTDENKDEYISLVIQWRFVSRVQEQMNAFLEGFNALIPPTLVKIFDEHELELLMCGIQHIDVKDWKQNTLYKGDYHANHIVVQWFWRVVLSFSNEMRSRLLQFVTGTSRVPMNGFKELYGSNGPQLFTIERWGTPENYPRAHTCFNRIDLPPYKSYQQLRDKLVKAIEGSQGFAGVD is encoded by the exons ATGCCGGGCACTCTGACATATCCGATTTATGCTGGCGTCGATCCAGTTCCGCCCAGAAGACGCGCCTACACATGGACCGCACAACATCGTTCCGCATCACGTGTGGCAGAAGTCAATGCGCAATTCGGTCGGGTATCGGAAACTGCG agagACGAAACGAGCAAGTTGAGGTTAAAAGTAATTGCTGGGCACCATCTAGctaagaaagatatttttggtGCAAGCGATCCCTATGTACGCGTGGACTTGAACACAATAAATGGGGATCAGACAGTGGATTCTGCACTTACAAGAACCAAGAAGAAGACATTGAATCCTGTCTGGGaagaagaatttatatttagg GTAAAACCAGTAGAACACAAATTGGTCTTACAAGTTTTTGATGAAAACAGATTGACAAGGGATGATTTTCTTGGTATGGTTGAGTTAACATTGATTAATTTACCAAAGGAACAAGAAGGTCGCTCTATTCCTGCTAGGAATTATGTACTTCGCCCTCGTAG TAATCATTCCAGTCAGCGGTCACGAGTTAAGGGAACATTGGAACTGTATCATGCATACATTTCCGATTCATCTAGTATTGAAAATGACAATGGAGACGTATCTGATTCAGGCGGATGGGAATTAGTACAGCCAGAGAATAACAGTCCAGTAGAACAAAGTGCAGAT ATTACCATGGTTAATAGGCCATTACCACCGGGGTGGGAAGAAAGACAGGATGCAAATGGTCGGACATACTATGTTAATCATATAGCGCGTTTCACACAATGGGAACGACCAGAACC AGATACAACAGCACCAAGTGGAATTGTTGAACAACGTAATTTGGATACAGCAGCTACTGAGTTTCAACGACGGTTTCACATTAGTGCTGATGATGAAGGTAGACACAGGAACTCGGTAGTAAATCAA GATGGTGAAGTTCTACGCGAGGACGATGAAGATTCGGAAGCAAGAGATTGTGAGGGTGGGGATCATAGGGGAGGGGGTATTGGGGATACTTCTTCAGACTCCGGACGTTCTGTCGATCAACGTGGCTACCTTAGTGAATCTGAAGAACAg aCTGATGATAATATCGATAGTCCAGCTGGTTCGAGACGTTCATCGGAGCAG attgaaAGTCCCAAACCTACTCTTCCCGTATCTAATGATGAAGGATTACCTCCTGGTTGGGGCATGCAAGTAGCACCTAatggtagaatattttttattgatcaCAATGAGAGGGCGACAACTTGGATTGATCCTAGAACGGGACGACCGAGCTCTATACCTAATCATACTGCACCATCAACGACATCGAGAGGTGATTTAGATCAATTAGGACCGCTTCCAGAAGGATGGGAGGAAAGAGTACACACTGATGGACGAATCTTTTTTATAGATCACA ATACAAGAACAACACAATGGGAAGATCCGCGTATGTCTAATCCTCAAATTGCTGGCCCG GCTGTACCATATTCAAGAGACTATAAGCGTAAATATGAGTATCTGAAATCACAACTGAGAAAGCCT AATAATGTTCCTAATAAGTttgagataaaagttggaCGGAATAATATTTTGGAAGATTCGTACCGTATTATAAGCTCTGTTAACAGAGTTGATATTCTAAAAACGAAATTATGGGTAGAATTTGAAGGAGAAGTAGGCTTAGATTATGGTGGCCTTGCAAGAGAATGGTTCTTCTTATTGTCTAAGGAAATGTTTAATCCATACTATGGACTTTTTGAGTATTCTGCAAC tgaTAACTATACACTGCAAATTAATCCTTGTTCTGGTGTATGTAACGAAGAGCATTtgaattactttaaatttatcgGACGTATAGCAGGAATGGCGGTTTATCACGGTAAACTTTTGGATG cttTCTTTATTCGaccattttataaaatgatgTTGGGTAAATCAATTGATCTGAAGGATATGGAGAGCGTCGATTCTGAATATTACAACTCTCTTTTATGGATTAAAGAGAATGATCCTAGTGAATTAGAACTCACTTTCAGTCTCGACGAAGAAAGCTTTGGTCATACTTCCCAAAGAGACTTAAAGCCAGATGGTGCTAATATTCCTTTGACCGATGAAAATAAAGACGAATATATAAGTTTAGTTATACAGTGGCGATTTGTATCTCGCGTGCAGGAACAAATGAATGCCTTCTTAGAAGGGTTCAACGCTCTTATACCACCAACATTGGTAAAAATATTCGATGAACATGAACTGGAATTGTTAATGTGTGGCATACAGCATATTGATGTGAAAGACTGGAAACAAAATACTTTGTATAAAGGAGACTATCATGCAAACCACATTGTTGTGCAATGGTTCTGGAGAGTCGTTTTGTCATTTAGCAATGAAATGCGTTCTAGATTATTACAGTTTGTAACTGGCACATCACGTGTTCCAATGAATGGATTCAAAGAACTTTATGGCAGTAATGGACCGCAATTATTCACAATTGAAAGGTGGGGTACACCAGAGAATTATCCAAGAGCTCATACTTG TTTTAATCGTATTGACCTTCCTCCGTATAAAAGTTATCAACAACTCAGGGATAAGCTAGTTAAAGCAATTGAAGGTTCTCAAGGTTTTGCTGGAGTCGACTAG
- the Nedd4 gene encoding E3 ubiquitin-protein ligase Nedd-4 isoform X3, whose amino-acid sequence MAEEHVYGYNPTVGVDGDSRDETSKLRLKVIAGHHLAKKDIFGASDPYVRVDLNTINGDQTVDSALTRTKKKTLNPVWEEEFIFRVKPVEHKLVLQVFDENRLTRDDFLGMVELTLINLPKEQEGRSIPARNYVLRPRSNHSSQRSRVKGTLELYHAYISDSSSIENDNGDVSDSGGWELVQPENNSPVEQSADITMVNRPLPPGWEERQDANGRTYYVNHIARFTQWERPEPDTTAPSGIVEQRNLDTAATEFQRRFHISADDEGRHRNSVVNQDGEVLREDDEDSEARDCEGGDHRGGGIGDTSSDSGRSVDQRGYLSESEEQTDDNIDSPAGSRRSSEQIESPKPTLPVSNDEGLPPGWGMQVAPNGRIFFIDHNERATTWIDPRTGRPSSIPNHTAPSTTSRGDLDQLGPLPEGWEERVHTDGRIFFIDHNTRTTQWEDPRMSNPQIAGPAVPYSRDYKRKYEYLKSQLRKPNNVPNKFEIKVGRNNILEDSYRIISSVNRVDILKTKLWVEFEGEVGLDYGGLAREWFFLLSKEMFNPYYGLFEYSATDNYTLQINPCSGVCNEEHLNYFKFIGRIAGMAVYHGKLLDAFFIRPFYKMMLGKSIDLKDMESVDSEYYNSLLWIKENDPSELELTFSLDEESFGHTSQRDLKPDGANIPLTDENKDEYISLVIQWRFVSRVQEQMNAFLEGFNALIPPTLVKIFDEHELELLMCGIQHIDVKDWKQNTLYKGDYHANHIVVQWFWRVVLSFSNEMRSRLLQFVTGTSRVPMNGFKELYGSNGPQLFTIERWGTPENYPRAHTCFNRIDLPPYKSYQQLRDKLVKAIEGSQGFAGVD is encoded by the exons ATGGCAGAAGAACATGTTTACGGTTACAATCCGACGGTCGGAGTCGACGGCGATTCC agagACGAAACGAGCAAGTTGAGGTTAAAAGTAATTGCTGGGCACCATCTAGctaagaaagatatttttggtGCAAGCGATCCCTATGTACGCGTGGACTTGAACACAATAAATGGGGATCAGACAGTGGATTCTGCACTTACAAGAACCAAGAAGAAGACATTGAATCCTGTCTGGGaagaagaatttatatttagg GTAAAACCAGTAGAACACAAATTGGTCTTACAAGTTTTTGATGAAAACAGATTGACAAGGGATGATTTTCTTGGTATGGTTGAGTTAACATTGATTAATTTACCAAAGGAACAAGAAGGTCGCTCTATTCCTGCTAGGAATTATGTACTTCGCCCTCGTAG TAATCATTCCAGTCAGCGGTCACGAGTTAAGGGAACATTGGAACTGTATCATGCATACATTTCCGATTCATCTAGTATTGAAAATGACAATGGAGACGTATCTGATTCAGGCGGATGGGAATTAGTACAGCCAGAGAATAACAGTCCAGTAGAACAAAGTGCAGAT ATTACCATGGTTAATAGGCCATTACCACCGGGGTGGGAAGAAAGACAGGATGCAAATGGTCGGACATACTATGTTAATCATATAGCGCGTTTCACACAATGGGAACGACCAGAACC AGATACAACAGCACCAAGTGGAATTGTTGAACAACGTAATTTGGATACAGCAGCTACTGAGTTTCAACGACGGTTTCACATTAGTGCTGATGATGAAGGTAGACACAGGAACTCGGTAGTAAATCAA GATGGTGAAGTTCTACGCGAGGACGATGAAGATTCGGAAGCAAGAGATTGTGAGGGTGGGGATCATAGGGGAGGGGGTATTGGGGATACTTCTTCAGACTCCGGACGTTCTGTCGATCAACGTGGCTACCTTAGTGAATCTGAAGAACAg aCTGATGATAATATCGATAGTCCAGCTGGTTCGAGACGTTCATCGGAGCAG attgaaAGTCCCAAACCTACTCTTCCCGTATCTAATGATGAAGGATTACCTCCTGGTTGGGGCATGCAAGTAGCACCTAatggtagaatattttttattgatcaCAATGAGAGGGCGACAACTTGGATTGATCCTAGAACGGGACGACCGAGCTCTATACCTAATCATACTGCACCATCAACGACATCGAGAGGTGATTTAGATCAATTAGGACCGCTTCCAGAAGGATGGGAGGAAAGAGTACACACTGATGGACGAATCTTTTTTATAGATCACA ATACAAGAACAACACAATGGGAAGATCCGCGTATGTCTAATCCTCAAATTGCTGGCCCG GCTGTACCATATTCAAGAGACTATAAGCGTAAATATGAGTATCTGAAATCACAACTGAGAAAGCCT AATAATGTTCCTAATAAGTttgagataaaagttggaCGGAATAATATTTTGGAAGATTCGTACCGTATTATAAGCTCTGTTAACAGAGTTGATATTCTAAAAACGAAATTATGGGTAGAATTTGAAGGAGAAGTAGGCTTAGATTATGGTGGCCTTGCAAGAGAATGGTTCTTCTTATTGTCTAAGGAAATGTTTAATCCATACTATGGACTTTTTGAGTATTCTGCAAC tgaTAACTATACACTGCAAATTAATCCTTGTTCTGGTGTATGTAACGAAGAGCATTtgaattactttaaatttatcgGACGTATAGCAGGAATGGCGGTTTATCACGGTAAACTTTTGGATG cttTCTTTATTCGaccattttataaaatgatgTTGGGTAAATCAATTGATCTGAAGGATATGGAGAGCGTCGATTCTGAATATTACAACTCTCTTTTATGGATTAAAGAGAATGATCCTAGTGAATTAGAACTCACTTTCAGTCTCGACGAAGAAAGCTTTGGTCATACTTCCCAAAGAGACTTAAAGCCAGATGGTGCTAATATTCCTTTGACCGATGAAAATAAAGACGAATATATAAGTTTAGTTATACAGTGGCGATTTGTATCTCGCGTGCAGGAACAAATGAATGCCTTCTTAGAAGGGTTCAACGCTCTTATACCACCAACATTGGTAAAAATATTCGATGAACATGAACTGGAATTGTTAATGTGTGGCATACAGCATATTGATGTGAAAGACTGGAAACAAAATACTTTGTATAAAGGAGACTATCATGCAAACCACATTGTTGTGCAATGGTTCTGGAGAGTCGTTTTGTCATTTAGCAATGAAATGCGTTCTAGATTATTACAGTTTGTAACTGGCACATCACGTGTTCCAATGAATGGATTCAAAGAACTTTATGGCAGTAATGGACCGCAATTATTCACAATTGAAAGGTGGGGTACACCAGAGAATTATCCAAGAGCTCATACTTG TTTTAATCGTATTGACCTTCCTCCGTATAAAAGTTATCAACAACTCAGGGATAAGCTAGTTAAAGCAATTGAAGGTTCTCAAGGTTTTGCTGGAGTCGACTAG
- the Nedd4 gene encoding E3 ubiquitin-protein ligase Nedd-4 isoform X2 — MPGTLTYPIYAGVDPVPPRRRAYTWTAQHRSASRVAEVNAQFGRVSETARDETSKLRLKVIAGHHLAKKDIFGASDPYVRVDLNTINGDQTVDSALTRTKKKTLNPVWEEEFIFRVKPVEHKLVLQVFDENRLTRDDFLGMVELTLINLPKEQEGRSIPARNYVLRPRSQRSRVKGTLELYHAYISDSSSIENDNGDVSDSGGWELVQPENNSPVEQSADITMVNRPLPPGWEERQDANGRTYYVNHIARFTQWERPEPDTTAPSGIVEQRNLDTAATEFQRRFHISADDEGRHRNSVVNQDGEVLREDDEDSEARDCEGGDHRGGGIGDTSSDSGRSVDQRGYLSESEEQTDDNIDSPAGSRRSSEQIESPKPTLPVSNDEGLPPGWGMQVAPNGRIFFIDHNERATTWIDPRTGRPSSIPNHTAPSTTSRGDLDQLGPLPEGWEERVHTDGRIFFIDHNTRTTQWEDPRMSNPQIAGPAVPYSRDYKRKYEYLKSQLRKPNNVPNKFEIKVGRNNILEDSYRIISSVNRVDILKTKLWVEFEGEVGLDYGGLAREWFFLLSKEMFNPYYGLFEYSATDNYTLQINPCSGVCNEEHLNYFKFIGRIAGMAVYHGKLLDAFFIRPFYKMMLGKSIDLKDMESVDSEYYNSLLWIKENDPSELELTFSLDEESFGHTSQRDLKPDGANIPLTDENKDEYISLVIQWRFVSRVQEQMNAFLEGFNALIPPTLVKIFDEHELELLMCGIQHIDVKDWKQNTLYKGDYHANHIVVQWFWRVVLSFSNEMRSRLLQFVTGTSRVPMNGFKELYGSNGPQLFTIERWGTPENYPRAHTCFNRIDLPPYKSYQQLRDKLVKAIEGSQGFAGVD, encoded by the exons ATGCCGGGCACTCTGACATATCCGATTTATGCTGGCGTCGATCCAGTTCCGCCCAGAAGACGCGCCTACACATGGACCGCACAACATCGTTCCGCATCACGTGTGGCAGAAGTCAATGCGCAATTCGGTCGGGTATCGGAAACTGCG agagACGAAACGAGCAAGTTGAGGTTAAAAGTAATTGCTGGGCACCATCTAGctaagaaagatatttttggtGCAAGCGATCCCTATGTACGCGTGGACTTGAACACAATAAATGGGGATCAGACAGTGGATTCTGCACTTACAAGAACCAAGAAGAAGACATTGAATCCTGTCTGGGaagaagaatttatatttagg GTAAAACCAGTAGAACACAAATTGGTCTTACAAGTTTTTGATGAAAACAGATTGACAAGGGATGATTTTCTTGGTATGGTTGAGTTAACATTGATTAATTTACCAAAGGAACAAGAAGGTCGCTCTATTCCTGCTAGGAATTATGTACTTCGCCCTCGTAG TCAGCGGTCACGAGTTAAGGGAACATTGGAACTGTATCATGCATACATTTCCGATTCATCTAGTATTGAAAATGACAATGGAGACGTATCTGATTCAGGCGGATGGGAATTAGTACAGCCAGAGAATAACAGTCCAGTAGAACAAAGTGCAGAT ATTACCATGGTTAATAGGCCATTACCACCGGGGTGGGAAGAAAGACAGGATGCAAATGGTCGGACATACTATGTTAATCATATAGCGCGTTTCACACAATGGGAACGACCAGAACC AGATACAACAGCACCAAGTGGAATTGTTGAACAACGTAATTTGGATACAGCAGCTACTGAGTTTCAACGACGGTTTCACATTAGTGCTGATGATGAAGGTAGACACAGGAACTCGGTAGTAAATCAA GATGGTGAAGTTCTACGCGAGGACGATGAAGATTCGGAAGCAAGAGATTGTGAGGGTGGGGATCATAGGGGAGGGGGTATTGGGGATACTTCTTCAGACTCCGGACGTTCTGTCGATCAACGTGGCTACCTTAGTGAATCTGAAGAACAg aCTGATGATAATATCGATAGTCCAGCTGGTTCGAGACGTTCATCGGAGCAG attgaaAGTCCCAAACCTACTCTTCCCGTATCTAATGATGAAGGATTACCTCCTGGTTGGGGCATGCAAGTAGCACCTAatggtagaatattttttattgatcaCAATGAGAGGGCGACAACTTGGATTGATCCTAGAACGGGACGACCGAGCTCTATACCTAATCATACTGCACCATCAACGACATCGAGAGGTGATTTAGATCAATTAGGACCGCTTCCAGAAGGATGGGAGGAAAGAGTACACACTGATGGACGAATCTTTTTTATAGATCACA ATACAAGAACAACACAATGGGAAGATCCGCGTATGTCTAATCCTCAAATTGCTGGCCCG GCTGTACCATATTCAAGAGACTATAAGCGTAAATATGAGTATCTGAAATCACAACTGAGAAAGCCT AATAATGTTCCTAATAAGTttgagataaaagttggaCGGAATAATATTTTGGAAGATTCGTACCGTATTATAAGCTCTGTTAACAGAGTTGATATTCTAAAAACGAAATTATGGGTAGAATTTGAAGGAGAAGTAGGCTTAGATTATGGTGGCCTTGCAAGAGAATGGTTCTTCTTATTGTCTAAGGAAATGTTTAATCCATACTATGGACTTTTTGAGTATTCTGCAAC tgaTAACTATACACTGCAAATTAATCCTTGTTCTGGTGTATGTAACGAAGAGCATTtgaattactttaaatttatcgGACGTATAGCAGGAATGGCGGTTTATCACGGTAAACTTTTGGATG cttTCTTTATTCGaccattttataaaatgatgTTGGGTAAATCAATTGATCTGAAGGATATGGAGAGCGTCGATTCTGAATATTACAACTCTCTTTTATGGATTAAAGAGAATGATCCTAGTGAATTAGAACTCACTTTCAGTCTCGACGAAGAAAGCTTTGGTCATACTTCCCAAAGAGACTTAAAGCCAGATGGTGCTAATATTCCTTTGACCGATGAAAATAAAGACGAATATATAAGTTTAGTTATACAGTGGCGATTTGTATCTCGCGTGCAGGAACAAATGAATGCCTTCTTAGAAGGGTTCAACGCTCTTATACCACCAACATTGGTAAAAATATTCGATGAACATGAACTGGAATTGTTAATGTGTGGCATACAGCATATTGATGTGAAAGACTGGAAACAAAATACTTTGTATAAAGGAGACTATCATGCAAACCACATTGTTGTGCAATGGTTCTGGAGAGTCGTTTTGTCATTTAGCAATGAAATGCGTTCTAGATTATTACAGTTTGTAACTGGCACATCACGTGTTCCAATGAATGGATTCAAAGAACTTTATGGCAGTAATGGACCGCAATTATTCACAATTGAAAGGTGGGGTACACCAGAGAATTATCCAAGAGCTCATACTTG TTTTAATCGTATTGACCTTCCTCCGTATAAAAGTTATCAACAACTCAGGGATAAGCTAGTTAAAGCAATTGAAGGTTCTCAAGGTTTTGCTGGAGTCGACTAG